Sequence from the Mycteria americana isolate JAX WOST 10 ecotype Jacksonville Zoo and Gardens chromosome 5, USCA_MyAme_1.0, whole genome shotgun sequence genome:
CAGGTACAGAGTAAGTAATGGGTAAGGCTACAGGCCAGTCTGCTATGCTAGCTTCTTgggtctgggggtttttttcccccctttcggCAGAGGCACTGAGCGAGCTTCCCAGCCCACCGCGCTGGGATTTAAACACCGTTCCAGCACGAAATGCACCAGCGTAGCCCCGGCGCGGGGATTTCCGTAGCAGCGCACCGGAGAGGCCGTCCGTCTGTCCAAGCGCTGCAGTTCCAGCACGgcccccctgctctcctctcctgggGCGGAGAGGTCACGGCGGTGTATCCGCTGCCCCGTCCCAGGCTGCGGCCCTGCCCTCGCCCCtcggccgccgctcccctccccgcaccGCTGCTCCCCctcggccccgggggcggccgggagcgcggcccagccccgccaccacggccgccccggcccggccccgcgggcggggcgCGCCCCAGCTGAccggcgggcggggccgccgcgctcATGTGACGCcgcggaggagccgccgccgccgttcccgctgctgccgccgccatGGTGCCGTCCCCGCTCGCTCTGCTCCTGGCGctgggcgccgccgccgccgccctggccGAGCCCCTCCGCTTCGTCGACTGCGGTGAGTGGGTCGGGGCGGCGAGAGGCAGCGCGGGGTGCGGAGGGGGGTCAGCGGGCAGAGGAGGCCCGGCAAGCCCGGCTCTTCCTTGCAGGTTCCAAAGACGGCAGCATCCAAGAGGTGAACGTGagcccctgccccacgcagccctgccagctccacAAGGGGACATCCTACAGCATCAACGTCACCTTCACCAGCAGTAAGCATCGCTTCCCCAGCTGGGGTGCCGGGGTTGGGCAGGGGTGAGGTGGTCACCTCTGTGTCCCACTGCTTGGAGGGGAGTGGGGACGGGTGGCTGGAGAGGTGTCTGGGTGGGAAGAAGTGGCCGGGGAGGAAGAGCGTCTCTTAGGTGTGTTCTCACAGCCTCTAGggtatggggcggggggggacacatAAGGTAGAAACATATTCCCTGCTGCGGTGCCATGCTCACGCTTCTCCGTGTTCTGCAGAGATCGAGAGTCAGGGCAGCAAAGCGAGGGTGTATGGCGAGATGCTGCACGTGGACATACCCTTTCCCATTCCTGAGCCTGACGGATGCAAGTCCGGGATCCAGTGCCCCATTCAGAAGGGCCTTTCCTACAGCTACCTGAACAAACTCCCTGTGAAGAGCGAGTACCCCAGTGTAAGTAAGCGGGCAGCTGGTCTGCTCCTCAGAGCTACCGCCCTTCCTTGGACAGTCCCACCACCTGCCTTTGAGGAAGGACACCTTGTCctgtggtggtggggaagaggttGAACTCCTTAGACTATCTGGTGGCACTTCTGCTGTGAGTATGACTCTGTGTCAAGTTCCCACTTTGGGACAGACCCagcagaggaaacagcctggctccagctgctgAGAAGTGGCTTCAGCTGCCCAAGTATCTTGCCTGTCCTGTACTGTGCTCGTATGTcgcctccctgcagagcctgctgcattCAGCCAAGTGCTCCCAAACTGAGGGTGCTTGGCTCCAGGGTGCAGTTCAGCTGGGAGGCTGCAGCGTGTTTCCACTCTCTGCTTACTCAGAGAGTGGGGATCCACGTGCACGGCGTGGAGGTCTCCTGTGTCATGCAGCAGAACCTGCCGTGCGTGTAAGATACTCCAGGAGCCACCGCATGAGCATGGCCCACCTACTGCAGCGGGGGCAATGCCCCAGCTCAGTCCTCTTTGCACAGAGCTCCCAGGACCTCCTTGCTCCACACAAGTAACAATTCCCCCTCCGTGTCCTTGCCTTGTGGTTTCCTGAACACTGTTATTTCCCTCTGCTCTCTCACTTTCAGATTAAACTGGTTGTGAAGTGGGAGCTGGTGGACGACCAGGACCAGATGTTGTTCTGCTGGAAGATACCAGTTCAGATCACCAGCTGAGGAGCCCTGCCATTAGTAGGGCttgggggaggggaaaaacagaagacaacacAGGCCAAATTCTTTTATATAATAAGCATTTCTTACTGCTTCCTTCAGAGCTCTGCAGCCTCTGAGCAGCCAGTACTGTGTTCCTGCAAAGTCTGGCACGGGCAAAGGGCTTTTACCCCATTTAGGGCCCCCTGGGGTGTTCTCACAGCAGCTCAAGGGGGAGCAGTGTCTGCTGCAGGAGTGACTGAGCATTGCCCTCCAGCTACTCTGCGTTGGTTGAAATGGAGCTGGCTGTCCTCACAAAGGAATTTCTCTGTGATGAACCTGGCTAGTGTCTGAGCTGCTACCTGGTAACCCTTCAGTGCCTCTTCTAGAACGCCAACTGCATCCACCCTCCTGTGCTTCTCCTGCTCTGTCGCAGCTGGGATGCCCCTGGGATCTGCGTTTGCCATCCTTGCAGCTGAAGGAGAGGAG
This genomic interval carries:
- the NPC2 gene encoding NPC intracellular cholesterol transporter 2 → MVPSPLALLLALGAAAAALAEPLRFVDCGSKDGSIQEVNVSPCPTQPCQLHKGTSYSINVTFTSKIESQGSKARVYGEMLHVDIPFPIPEPDGCKSGIQCPIQKGLSYSYLNKLPVKSEYPSIKLVVKWELVDDQDQMLFCWKIPVQITS